The following nucleotide sequence is from Elusimicrobiota bacterium.
TAGAAATTCCTTAAAGCTTCATTTTTTTGATGGTCGGTGGATCCAATATTTTCAACAACTGTTTTAAATTTGTCATACCCGGGAATTTTTGAACCTAGCCCGGTTTTTTTAATCTGCGTTACAATATCACTATATTCCCTGAACCCATTTAATGCCCAGAATTCCGTAAGCGCCCTTATAATTTCAGGCTTATGATTGCTATCCTTATAGTTTTTGTTTCCTTCCTTAAACCTCCTCGCCGCCCATTCTTTATAGGGATGTCCCTGAATGGAGAGTGTTTTTGCTGCAGAAAGCACTTTCAGAAGATATGGAAGTGTCCTGCCAAACTGCCTTAACGCCTCTCTTCCTAATACTTTTTCCGCTGACCATTTTATTAATTCATTAATGCCGAATTCCATACCGGATATATCCGCTTTTGCCGGGAGAGTGGGATTCGCGCCGATCCAAAGCTCCGCATTGGGCTTTTTCTCAGGATTATCTATGCCCAGAAGTTCCGGAATAAATTTTTTATCCCCCCAAACATAATTTTGAACCCCGCATCTTATTTTAAGTGGAATAGGATGGGCATTATATTGCAGTATTGCTTTTGCATGGGCTTGTAAGTTGCTAAGCTTTATATCCAGGATATTTAATATATTTTTAAATGTCACTTCAGATATTCTGAATGTTTTTCGCAGTATTTCATAATTAAATCTGGGCTTACCGATTGTTAAAGCATTCTTAACGATACACTCAATAATCTTATTCTCAAGAAGTGTTTTTAGAGCCCCTTGAGATTTCTGATTGTATCCTCCGAAAATCTCATCCAGTGATATGCTCTTTAATGGCATATGCAGAGGATTCTGCAGCTCAATAAGATCCCAGCCCCTCTGCATAATTAGCTCTTTAAAATCCTCATAACCAAATTGTTGATACAGCTGGTCAAAAGTAAAAGATGTTTCAAAATCCGGCAACGTAAGGTTTAGAATTTTAAGCATTTCATCTCCGGTTTTGTCGGAAATGTCTAATGCCGCGAAGGTGGCTTTCTTTGTCCTTTTTATCCAGTTAAGTACTTTTATGGCTCTCTTGAATTTTTCAAGGACTTCTATTTTTTGATTTGCTGAGAGAGTTTTTAACGATTTTAATAAATTGTCTCGGTAAGTGCTTATAAATTCTTTCAGTTCGTAAAGATTTGAGTCTGGTTCTTCGGTATACTGGCTTCTTGCGATCGTCAGCGGCGCTTCGGGATGATTAAGGTTAAACTGCCAGTGCAGACTTACTGCTATCCTTTGAAATACTTCGCCTCCGAAATCCAGCTTGACTGTAAATAGAGCATCATCGCCAGCTTGTTCCATGGCAGTAAATATCTGCCTCAGTATGCCGATGGTCCCTCTCGTGCGCAGTTTTCTTGACTGAACGCTCATTACCCCGTGCAGGTCAACAAACTGTTTTGCAGCTATTTTCAATGCTTTTCTTAAAGTTAACGCGCCGGC
It contains:
- the manA gene encoding mannose-6-phosphate isomerase, class I, whose protein sequence is AGALTLRKALKIAAKQFVDLHGVMSVQSRKLRTRGTIGILRQIFTAMEQAGDDALFTVKLDFGGEVFQRIAVSLHWQFNLNHPEAPLTIARSQYTEEPDSNLYELKEFISTYRDNLLKSLKTLSANQKIEVLEKFKRAIKVLNWIKRTKKATFAALDISDKTGDEMLKILNLTLPDFETSFTFDQLYQQFGYEDFKELIMQRGWDLIELQNPLHMPLKSISLDEIFGGYNQKSQGALKTLLENKIIECIVKNALTIGKPRFNYEILRKTFRISEVTFKNILNILDIKLSNLQAHAKAILQYNAHPIPLKIRCGVQNYVWGDKKFIPELLGIDNPEKKPNAELWIGANPTLPAKADISGMEFGINELIKWSAEKVLGREALRQFGRTLPYLLKVLSAAKTLSIQGHPYKEWAARRFKEGNKNYKDSNHKPEIIRALTEFWALNGFREYSDIVTQIKKTGLGSKIPGYDKFKTVVENIGSTDHQKNEALRNFYSTFMNTSDDELAPIVKDLIAYAKNTTKIRKTTEPKDEAYWINHIAQIIKENPDDYNENDSGILSVLLFNLEKLEPGDAMFIDAGEPHAYLEGSGMELMANSDNVLRGGLTKKTKDIKELLKILTFKAGGIIKCEKQKVSETETVYITPSAEFEMSNINIAKGQIHKTKKMSGADSLIVLEGSVKVISNDGTELELNKGETAFIPFACGGYRIKSISDNAQLCKASIPENPANEKAKRDCEQNFAPEHEAPELIGIAEGVWQIVKNGEMLLEKAL